The following are encoded together in the Juglans microcarpa x Juglans regia isolate MS1-56 chromosome 2D, Jm3101_v1.0, whole genome shotgun sequence genome:
- the LOC121248550 gene encoding transcription factor MYB101 → MITKSQEGAQSEAATGPAKGGSESSRAGLKKGPWTAVEDAILVEYVKKYGEGNWNAVQKNCGLMRCGKSCRLRWANHLRPNLKKGSFSPEEERIIIELHARLGNKWARMASQLPGRTDNEIKNYWNTRMKRRLRSGLPIYPQEVQQEAAAFHLLKQQQQQDHLHQKHQDHSSAGSFSALLSSSQPLELNYNPSISLFETMNFSSAANHLPNQASYESYSKPSNQFRFFSENNNIAGYTLPLSPISPFESSPSTAFNQNISSKPISSPLIEFSSDSLSRSYNVGGMAARAPYEPFGVAQDLETEPPSNQTPPQSTTHASSTASGDENFMRAPSNANDCELETPLLQDDSGLLNALLVESQTLSEKSKGKALSAASSDKGKSVVVDALSKEEDTMHMESPMKISGETSAEKQWDDLNSSQSSFGMKPTDQDQLVEMNSMDDDLLSLLDNFPSAMPAPEWYRGGLNISNGKSSGVERDNMRLDTQQNASPAPVTTSTTTPEHEWGIGPYQWNNMPSIC, encoded by the exons ATGATCACGAAAAGCCAGGAAGGAGCACAGAGCGAGGCTGCTACTGGGCCTGCTAAAGGCGGTTCCGAGTCCAGCCGAGCGGGGTTGAAGAAGGGGCCATGGACAGCTGTGGAGGATGCTATCTTGGTAGAGTATGTGAAGAAGTATGGTGAAGGGAACTGGAATGCCGTGCAGAAGAATTGCGGGTTGATGCGGTGTGGCAAAAGTTGTAGATTGAGATGGGCTAACCATTTGAGGCCAAATCTCAAGAAGGGCTCATTTTCACCTGAAGAAGAGAGGATTATCATAGAACTTCACGCTAGACTCGGCAACAAATGGGCTCGCATGGCTTCTCAG TTACCTGGTCGAACTGACAACGAAATAAAAAACTACTGGAATACAAGAATGAAGAGACGCCTGAGATCCGGGTTGCCTATTTACCCTCAAGAAGTTCAGCAAGAAGCTGCAGCGTTTCACCTATTgaaacagcagcagcagcaagatCACCTCCACCAAAAGCACCAAGATCATTCTTCTGCTGGTTCATTCTCAGCGCTACTCTCCTCTTCTCAACCTCTTGAGCTCAACTACAATCCCTCAATTTCCCTCTTTGAGACGATGAATTTCTCTTCGGCTGCAAACCATCTTCCTAACCAAGCATCTTATGAATCTTACTCTAAACCTAGCAACCAATTCAGGTTTTTCAGTGAAAACAATAATATTGCAGGCTATACTTTGCCCCTATCCCCCATTTCTCCTTTTGAATCATCACCGTCCACCGCTTTTAATCAGAATATATCATCCAAACCCATTTCATCTCCATTAATTGAATTCAGTTCAGACAGTCTTAGTAGGAGTTACAATGTCGGGGGCATGGCTGCAAGAGCTCCATATGAGCCATTCGGTGTAGCTCAGGATCTAGAAACAGAGCCCCCTTCAAACCAAACACCACCGCAGTCAACAACTCATGCTTCATCAACAGCCAGTGGCGATGAGAACTTTATGAGAGCTCCAAGCAATGCTAATGACTGTGAACTGGAGACGCCATTGTTGCAAGATGATAGTGGATTATTGAATGCTCTGTTAGTGGAATCTCAAACTCTTTCCGAGAAGTCCAAGGGAAAAGCATTATCAGCAGCCTCTTCCGACAAAGGGAAAAGCGTGGTGGTGGATGCACTCAGTAAGGAGGAAGACACAATGCATATGGAATCACCTATGAAGATTAGTGGTGAGACGAGCGCTGAGAAGCAGTGGGATGATTTGAACTCTTCTCAATCATCATTTG GGATGAAACCAACTGATCAGGATCAACTAGTGGAGATGAACTCCATGGATGATGATTTGCTGAGCCTACTGGACAACTTCCCATCAGCAATGCCAGCACCCGAGTGGTATCGTGGAGGTCTCAACATATCCAATGGGAAATCATCGGGTGTGGAAAGAGACAATATGAGACTTGATACTCAGCAAAATGCTTCGCCTGCGCCGGTTACAACCAGTACTACCACACCAGAGCATGAATGGGGCATCGGCCCTTATCAATGGAATAACATGCCTAGCATATGCTAG